GTGGGAAGAGGGGCTTACCCTCAAAGTCGGTCATGTCTTCTTTGAGACGCCGTAGCAGGATGGGATTTTCCCCAGCCCGGGCTGCTTCTTCCAGCAAGGTGGTATGGGCGAAGAGGTCGGGCTCCAGCAGGTCGAGCAGGAGCCGGAACTTTTCATCGTCGCCCTGGTGAGGGGTGGCGGTAAGGAAGAGCAGGTGGTGGCTTTGGCGGGCAAGCACCTCGCCCAGGCGGTAGCGCTGCGATTTTTTGACCTCGGGCCCGTAGCGGGTGGCCGAGAGCTTGTGGGCCTCGTCCACCACCACCATATCCCAGGAGGCCTGTTCCAGGAGGCGTAGGTTTTCCTCTCGCTTGGCAAAGTCCAGGCTGGTGATGAGTTTGGGCCGCTTGAGCCA
The DNA window shown above is from bacterium and carries:
- a CDS encoding SNF2-related protein; the protein is IVTPANLTDQWRRELKEKFGKTFEVMNRNTTTALYQENPWLKRPKLITSLDFAKREENLRLLEQASWDMVVVDEAHKLSATRYGPEVKKSQRYRLGEVLARQSHHLLFLTATPHQGDDEKFRLLLDLLEPDLFAHTTLLEEAARAGENPILLRRLKEDMTDFEGKPLFP